One stretch of Camelus bactrianus isolate YW-2024 breed Bactrian camel chromosome 19, ASM4877302v1, whole genome shotgun sequence DNA includes these proteins:
- the DEFB126 gene encoding beta-defensin 126 yields MKSLLFTLTFFILLAQLVSGNWYVRRCANKMGKCRSMCRNGEISVQPATGMCSKEKMCCILSNLCTEYSTMATTETTTGTTTEETAGGTTGGTAARTITRTTTRTTAGTSAKSMAA; encoded by the exons ATGAAGTCTCTACTGTTCACTCTTACATTCTTTATCCTCCTGGCCCAGTTGGTCTCAG GTAATTGGTATGTGAGAAGGTGTGcaaacaaaatgggaaaatgcAGGAGCATGTGCAGAAATGGAGAGATATCAGTACAGCCAGCTACTGGGATGTGTAGCAAAGAAAAAATGTGCTGTATTCTGTCTAATCTCTGTACTGAATACTCAACCATGGCAACTACCGAGACAACCACCGGGACAACTACAGAAGAAACTGCAGGAGGAACTACAGGAGGAACTGCAGCAAGAACTATAACAAGAACTACAACAAGAACTACAGCAGGAACTTCAGCAAAATCCATGGCTGCCTAA